The Candidatus Neomarinimicrobiota bacterium genomic sequence ATGGATGAAACTACCCATTTTTGTGTGGGCACAGTTTATCACTGCCTTCCTATTACTTTTGGCATTTCCGCCATTAGAAGCAGCCGGTGTATTACAATTGATGGATCGCCTTGCTGGGACAAGTTTCTTTATGCCCAGCGGGTTGGTCGTATCCGGAGTAGTGCAGAACTATACTGGTGGTGGGAGTCCATTATTATGGCAGCATCTCTTCTGGTTTCTTGCCCATCCGGAAGTATATGTATTGATCTTACCTGCATTTGGTATCATTACGGAAGTGATTGCCAATAATACACGGAAACCGATTTGGGGTTACAAAGCAATGGTTTATGCTATGATTTTCCTCGGTTTTATGTCTTTTATTGTTTGGGCGCACCACATGTATATCACGGGGATGGGAACGTCAATCGGTGCCTTTTTTCAGACCACAACCATGATTATTTCAATACCGTCCGTGGTCATCCTTACCACATTATTTTTGTCCCTGTGGGGTGGTTCAATTCGGTTTAATACACCCATGTTATTCGCTCTTGGTTTTATTCCCATGTTCGGAATTGGAGGGTTGACGGGGTTGCCATTGGGATTAGCTGCATCTGATATTCATCTTCATGACACTTATTATGTCATTGGCCATTTTCATTATGTTGTTGC encodes the following:
- a CDS encoding cytochrome C oxidase subunit I, which encodes WMKLPIFVWAQFITAFLLLLAFPPLEAAGVLQLMDRLAGTSFFMPSGLVVSGVVQNYTGGGSPLLWQHLFWFLAHPEVYVLILPAFGIITEVIANNTRKPIWGYKAMVYAMIFLGFMSFIVWAHHMYITGMGTSIGAFFQTTTMIISIPSVVILTTLFLSLWGGSIRFNTPMLFALGFIPMFGIGGLTGLPLGLAASDIHLHDTYYVIGHFHYVVAPGTIFALFAGIYYWFPKITGKRTNETLGKLHFFFSFIFMNGVFMPMFVQGLAGVSRRLWDGGEIYAHAADVLYLNEVMSISAWLLGLAQIFFIVNMIISLRGKKTGETNPWGATTIDWTDTTSPPLGHGNFETVPTVYRGPYEYSVPGADKDFTPQSEKG